A window of the Bradyrhizobium ottawaense genome harbors these coding sequences:
- a CDS encoding helix-turn-helix domain-containing protein — translation MSTKAPNPVDKYVGSRVRMRRIMLGMSQEKLGEALGLTFQQVQKYEKGTNRVGASRLQQISEILQVPVSFLFDGGPSGTANTDGFSEGSSPAYVSDFLATSEGLALTRAFTRITDAKMRRSIVDLVEQIATREGPDQR, via the coding sequence ATGTCCACCAAAGCGCCCAATCCTGTTGACAAATATGTCGGCAGCCGTGTCCGCATGCGTCGCATCATGCTGGGCATGAGTCAGGAAAAACTGGGCGAGGCTTTGGGACTCACCTTCCAGCAGGTCCAGAAATACGAAAAGGGCACCAACCGCGTCGGCGCCAGCCGCCTGCAGCAGATTTCCGAAATCCTGCAGGTCCCGGTATCGTTTCTGTTCGACGGCGGACCGAGCGGCACGGCCAATACCGACGGCTTCAGCGAGGGCTCCTCGCCGGCCTATGTTTCCGATTTTCTCGCTACTTCCGAAGGTTTGGCGCTGACGCGTGCCTTCACGCGCATCACCGACGCCAAGATGCGCCGCTCCATCGTCGATCTGGTCGAACAGATCGCAACGCGCGAAGGCCCCGACCAGCGCTGA
- the lnt gene encoding apolipoprotein N-acyltransferase — protein MISTSRLRVAVLAIILAWGWKRAGLALFAGALSALAMAPFNAWPVLFVSFPIAVWLIDGAAAGKWRGVPAAAMSGFWFGLGYFVPGLYWIGNAFLVDASTFAWLIPFAALGLPAYLALFTALGFALARLLWTRDASRLLALAIGLTISEWLRGHLLSGFPWNAFGYALSEPLALAQTASLIGLWGMTFLSVAIFASPAVLIDGRSRGRKPWIAPVLALLLLAAMGIYGAVRLSLQPTVLTKVKLRIMQPNLQQDAKFNYSAKADVMQKYLTLSDRASGPQSTGVRDANILIWPESAFPFFLTREADAMAQIAELLPKGTVLITGSVRAPEGPPGARITRAYNSIYVIDHDGSVLSVYDKLHLVPFGEYLPFQDWMEKLGFVQLTKVQGGFIPGTRRRVMEIPNAPRALPLICYEVAFPGSVATRDDRPGWIVNLTNDGWFGISTGPYQHLQQARLRAIEEGLPLVRAANTGISAVIDPSGRIVARLGLGIEGVLDANLPAALPPTVYAQLRDIPVVVIAALALLLVIRRRLARRTA, from the coding sequence GTGATCTCAACCAGCAGACTCCGCGTCGCCGTCCTTGCGATCATCCTGGCCTGGGGATGGAAACGCGCGGGCCTCGCGCTGTTCGCCGGCGCGCTGTCGGCGCTGGCGATGGCGCCGTTCAATGCATGGCCGGTGCTGTTCGTGAGCTTTCCGATCGCGGTCTGGCTGATCGACGGCGCCGCGGCCGGAAAATGGCGCGGCGTGCCGGCGGCGGCGATGTCCGGCTTCTGGTTCGGGCTCGGCTATTTCGTGCCCGGCCTGTACTGGATCGGCAACGCCTTCCTGGTCGACGCTTCGACCTTCGCCTGGCTGATCCCGTTCGCGGCACTCGGCCTGCCGGCCTATCTGGCGCTGTTCACCGCTCTGGGTTTCGCGCTGGCGCGGCTGCTGTGGACCCGGGACGCATCACGGCTGCTGGCGCTCGCGATCGGCCTGACGATCAGCGAGTGGCTGCGCGGCCATCTGCTGAGCGGATTTCCGTGGAACGCGTTCGGCTACGCGCTGTCGGAGCCGCTGGCGTTGGCGCAGACCGCGTCGCTGATCGGGCTGTGGGGCATGACGTTCCTCAGCGTGGCGATCTTCGCGAGCCCGGCAGTGCTGATCGACGGCCGTTCGCGCGGCCGCAAGCCATGGATCGCGCCGGTGTTGGCGCTGCTGCTGCTCGCCGCCATGGGCATCTACGGCGCCGTCCGGCTGTCGCTGCAGCCGACCGTGCTCACCAAGGTCAAGCTGCGCATCATGCAGCCCAACCTGCAGCAGGACGCCAAGTTCAACTATTCCGCCAAAGCGGACGTGATGCAGAAATATCTGACGCTGTCCGACCGCGCGTCCGGGCCGCAGTCGACCGGTGTACGCGACGCGAATATCCTGATCTGGCCCGAGTCCGCCTTCCCGTTTTTCCTGACGCGCGAGGCGGATGCGATGGCGCAGATCGCCGAACTCCTGCCCAAGGGCACCGTGCTGATCACGGGCTCGGTGCGGGCGCCGGAGGGACCGCCCGGCGCCCGAATCACGCGGGCCTATAATTCGATATATGTGATCGACCATGACGGCAGCGTGCTGTCGGTCTACGACAAGCTGCATCTGGTGCCGTTCGGCGAATACCTGCCGTTCCAGGACTGGATGGAAAAACTCGGCTTCGTGCAGCTCACCAAGGTGCAGGGCGGATTCATTCCGGGCACGCGCCGCCGCGTGATGGAGATACCGAACGCGCCGCGCGCGCTGCCGCTGATTTGCTACGAAGTGGCGTTTCCCGGCAGCGTTGCGACACGCGACGACCGTCCCGGCTGGATCGTCAACCTGACCAATGACGGCTGGTTCGGAATTTCGACCGGACCCTATCAGCATCTGCAGCAGGCACGCCTGCGCGCCATCGAAGAAGGGCTGCCGCTGGTTCGAGCAGCGAACACCGGCATCTCCGCCGTCATCGATCCCTCGGGGCGAATCGTCGCACGTCTCGGTTTGGGTATCGAAGGTGTCCTCGATGCCAACCTTCCAGCCGCGTTGCCGCCGACGGTTTATGCTCAACTTAGAGACATTCCAGTCGTTGTAATCGCAGCACTTGCGCTGCTGTTGGTCATCCGCCGCCGCCTTGCCAGGCGAACCGCCTGA
- a CDS encoding hemolysin family protein, translating to MPDPDPDPSHDNARHSRNLPAVVQEGEVLRPAADNWLLRAIRTLFGWKPGSVRDDLQVVLDTSTPDDVGFSAIERTMLRNILGLHERRIADVMIHRADIVAVKRDIPLGELMSLFESAAHSRLVVYNETLDDPEGIVHIRDLLAFMTVKARVGVVGKAKRKKPYPAGLDLRAVDLAQPLAEANIIRKLLYVPPSMRAIDLLAQMQASRIHLALVVDEYGGTDGLVSIEDIVEQIVGEIDDEHDSDEPPAIVKQAEGSFLADARASLEDARKVIGEDFITGEASDEVATLGGYLVSQVGRLPVRGEVISGPGNFEIEVLDADPRRVKRLRIAVRKERPAARTQRESRRREPAPDANTPQAHDNAPQANDNAPPAPGDGAGSQ from the coding sequence ATGCCGGATCCGGACCCCGACCCTTCGCACGACAATGCGCGCCACTCGCGCAATCTGCCCGCCGTGGTGCAGGAAGGCGAAGTGCTGCGGCCGGCCGCGGACAACTGGCTGCTGCGCGCGATCCGCACGCTGTTCGGCTGGAAGCCGGGATCGGTCCGCGACGACCTGCAGGTCGTGCTCGATACCTCGACGCCTGACGATGTCGGCTTTTCCGCCATCGAGCGCACCATGCTGCGCAATATCCTCGGCCTGCACGAGCGGCGGATCGCCGACGTGATGATCCATCGCGCCGACATCGTCGCGGTCAAGCGCGACATCCCGCTCGGCGAATTGATGAGCCTGTTCGAGAGCGCGGCGCATTCGCGCCTCGTGGTCTACAACGAAACCCTCGACGATCCCGAAGGCATCGTTCACATCCGCGATCTCCTGGCGTTCATGACCGTGAAAGCGCGCGTCGGTGTGGTCGGCAAGGCCAAGCGAAAGAAGCCGTATCCGGCCGGCCTCGATCTGCGCGCGGTCGACCTCGCGCAGCCGCTGGCCGAGGCCAACATCATTCGCAAGCTGCTCTACGTGCCGCCGTCGATGCGGGCGATCGACCTCCTGGCGCAGATGCAGGCCTCGCGCATCCATCTCGCTTTGGTGGTCGACGAATATGGCGGCACCGACGGATTGGTGTCGATCGAAGACATCGTCGAACAGATCGTCGGTGAGATCGACGACGAACACGACAGCGACGAGCCGCCCGCGATCGTGAAGCAGGCGGAAGGTTCTTTCCTCGCCGATGCCCGCGCCAGCCTCGAGGACGCCCGCAAGGTGATCGGCGAGGATTTCATCACCGGCGAGGCCAGCGACGAAGTCGCAACGCTCGGCGGCTATCTGGTGTCGCAGGTCGGCCGCCTGCCCGTGCGCGGCGAGGTAATCTCGGGCCCGGGCAATTTCGAGATCGAGGTGCTCGACGCCGATCCGCGACGGGTCAAGCGGCTGCGCATCGCCGTCCGCAAGGAGCGTCCCGCCGCCCGCACTCAGCGCGAAAGCCGCCGCCGCGAGCCGGCGCCCGACGCCAATACGCCGCAGGCGCATGACAACGCGCCGCAGGCAAACGACAATGCGCCGCCGGCACCGGGCGATGGAGCCGGCTCGCAGTGA
- the ybeY gene encoding rRNA maturation RNase YbeY, with amino-acid sequence MSSALPLTEVLVVADCWQTEPGAEAVIHRAIEAAAEFADVGEAELAVMLTDDSGIRTLNSNWRGIDKATNVLSFPALQAPAGAPSDAPRMLGDIAIAYQTTRKEADDEQKPFDHHLSHLAVHGFLHLIGYDHENDDDAEAMEGLEREILAQLGIPDPYQDRDPYADRERVN; translated from the coding sequence GTGTCTTCCGCCCTTCCGCTCACTGAAGTTCTCGTCGTCGCCGATTGCTGGCAGACCGAGCCAGGCGCCGAGGCGGTGATCCATCGCGCCATCGAGGCCGCGGCCGAATTCGCCGATGTCGGCGAGGCCGAACTTGCGGTCATGCTGACCGACGATTCCGGGATTCGCACCCTCAACAGCAACTGGCGCGGCATCGACAAGGCGACCAACGTGCTGTCGTTTCCGGCGCTGCAGGCCCCTGCCGGTGCGCCGTCCGACGCGCCGCGCATGCTCGGCGATATCGCCATCGCGTATCAGACCACGCGCAAGGAGGCCGACGACGAACAGAAGCCGTTCGACCATCACCTCAGCCATTTGGCCGTCCACGGTTTCCTGCATCTGATCGGATACGATCACGAGAACGACGACGACGCCGAAGCGATGGAAGGTCTCGAACGCGAAATCCTCGCGCAACTCGGCATTCCCGATCCTTACCAGGATCGAGATCCGTATGCGGACCGGGAACGGGTGAACTGA
- a CDS encoding PhoH family protein, translating into MPKSASDSPSLAPSRKFERDMQIPPETQVVIDFDDNRAASALVGPYGQNLALVERRLGVVVDSRGNHITIAGSRDGCDAARRVLETLYGQATKGQDLAQGDVEGAIRAVIAQGSLFEFDAKTAKTQFETINLRKRPVRARTAAQDSYIRALKRSELVFGVGPAGTGKTWLAVAHAAQLFERKEVDKIILSRPAVEAGERLGFLPGDLREKVDPYLRPIYDALYDLMDSRIVERALQSNEIEIAPLAFMRGRTLTNAVIILDEAQNTTSMQMKMFLTRLGENSRMIITGDPSQVDLPPGQTSGLAEAARLLDGVEGISQVKFTAEDVIRHELVARIVAAYEGLPQKPATGRS; encoded by the coding sequence TTGCCCAAAAGCGCATCGGATTCACCTTCACTCGCTCCCAGCCGCAAGTTTGAACGCGACATGCAAATTCCGCCCGAAACCCAGGTCGTCATCGACTTCGACGACAATCGCGCCGCTTCCGCGCTGGTCGGTCCCTACGGACAGAATCTCGCGTTGGTCGAACGGCGGCTCGGCGTCGTCGTCGATTCCCGCGGCAACCACATCACCATCGCCGGATCGCGCGACGGCTGCGACGCCGCGCGGCGCGTGCTGGAGACGCTCTACGGACAGGCCACAAAGGGCCAGGATCTGGCGCAGGGCGACGTCGAAGGCGCCATCCGCGCCGTGATCGCGCAGGGCTCGCTGTTCGAATTCGACGCCAAGACCGCCAAGACCCAGTTCGAGACCATCAACCTGCGCAAGCGCCCGGTGCGCGCGCGCACCGCCGCGCAGGATTCCTACATCCGCGCGCTGAAGCGCAGCGAACTGGTATTCGGCGTCGGCCCGGCCGGCACCGGCAAGACCTGGCTCGCGGTGGCGCATGCCGCGCAATTGTTCGAACGCAAGGAAGTCGACAAGATCATCCTGTCGCGTCCCGCGGTCGAGGCCGGCGAGCGGCTCGGCTTCCTGCCCGGCGACCTCAGAGAAAAAGTCGATCCGTACCTGCGGCCGATCTACGACGCGCTGTACGACCTGATGGACTCGCGGATCGTGGAGCGGGCGCTGCAGTCGAACGAGATCGAGATCGCGCCGCTGGCGTTCATGCGCGGCCGCACGCTGACCAATGCCGTCATCATTCTCGACGAGGCGCAGAACACCACGTCGATGCAGATGAAGATGTTTTTGACCCGGCTCGGCGAGAACAGCCGCATGATCATCACCGGCGACCCGTCGCAGGTCGACCTGCCGCCGGGCCAGACCTCGGGATTGGCCGAGGCCGCGAGATTGCTCGACGGTGTCGAGGGCATCTCGCAGGTGAAATTCACGGCCGAAGACGTCATCCGCCATGAACTGGTGGCGCGAATCGTCGCCGCCTATGAGGGATTGCCGCAAAAGCCGGCAACCGGCCGATCTTGA
- the miaB gene encoding tRNA (N6-isopentenyl adenosine(37)-C2)-methylthiotransferase MiaB, producing the protein MKPPRKLHIKSYGCQMNVYDAQRMVDTLAPEGFVETASAEDADLVILNTCHIREKASEKVYSELGRLRVAKDEAARNGREMRIAVAGCVAQAEGEEIIRRAPAVDVVVGPQSYHHLPQLLARAKSHGRALETEFPVEDKFGFLRAPKPAAIRARGISSFVTVQEGCDKFCTFCVVPYTRGSEVSRPVAKIIDDVMRLADNGVREITLIGQNVNAYHGEGPDERIWPLGRLLHRLAEIPGIVRLRYSTSHPRDVDDSLIAAHRDLAALMPFVHLPVQSGSDRILAAMNRKHTADDYRRVIDRFRDARQDIAFSSDFIVGFPGESEEEFAATLALVMQIGYAGAYSFKYSPRPGTPAADMRETVSAAEMDERLVRLQELIDSQQSAFNRAMIGNTVDVLFERAARNPGQIVGRTAYLQPAHVFASSDIIGQVLAVRIESLERYSLLGELAGPSAPPASSPLSPTADLSPITDSFQLTRGA; encoded by the coding sequence ATGAAGCCGCCGCGCAAGCTGCATATCAAGTCATATGGCTGCCAGATGAACGTCTACGATGCGCAGCGCATGGTGGACACGCTGGCGCCGGAAGGCTTTGTCGAGACCGCTAGCGCTGAAGATGCGGACCTGGTGATCCTCAACACCTGCCATATCCGCGAGAAGGCTTCCGAAAAAGTCTACTCCGAACTCGGGCGGCTGCGGGTCGCCAAGGATGAGGCCGCGCGCAACGGTCGCGAGATGCGCATCGCGGTGGCCGGCTGCGTCGCGCAGGCCGAAGGCGAAGAGATCATCCGCCGCGCGCCGGCCGTCGACGTCGTGGTCGGCCCGCAGAGCTATCACCATCTGCCGCAGCTGTTGGCGCGCGCCAAAAGTCATGGCCGCGCGCTGGAGACCGAATTTCCGGTCGAGGACAAGTTCGGCTTCCTCCGCGCGCCAAAGCCCGCGGCGATCCGCGCGCGCGGCATCTCTTCATTCGTGACCGTACAGGAAGGCTGCGACAAGTTCTGCACCTTCTGCGTGGTGCCCTATACGCGCGGCTCGGAAGTCTCGCGGCCGGTCGCCAAAATCATCGACGACGTGATGCGGCTCGCCGACAATGGCGTGCGCGAGATCACGCTGATCGGACAGAACGTCAACGCCTATCACGGCGAAGGCCCGGACGAACGGATCTGGCCGCTCGGCAGGTTGCTGCATCGGCTGGCTGAAATTCCCGGCATCGTGCGGTTGCGCTATTCCACCAGCCATCCCCGCGACGTCGATGATTCGCTCATCGCGGCGCATCGCGATCTCGCGGCGCTGATGCCGTTCGTGCATCTGCCGGTACAATCCGGTTCCGACCGCATCCTGGCCGCCATGAACCGCAAGCATACCGCCGATGATTATCGCCGCGTCATCGACCGTTTTCGCGACGCCCGCCAAGATATTGCGTTTTCATCGGATTTTATCGTGGGCTTCCCCGGCGAAAGCGAAGAAGAATTTGCCGCGACCCTCGCGCTTGTCATGCAAATCGGATACGCTGGCGCTTATTCGTTCAAATATTCGCCACGGCCAGGCACGCCGGCGGCGGACATGCGGGAGACAGTGTCAGCGGCAGAGATGGACGAGCGATTGGTGCGGCTCCAGGAATTGATCGACAGTCAGCAATCGGCCTTCAACCGGGCCATGATTGGCAACACCGTCGATGTGCTGTTCGAGCGCGCGGCGCGCAATCCCGGCCAGATCGTCGGCCGCACCGCTTACCTGCAGCCCGCGCATGTGTTTGCCTCGTCAGACATCATCGGACAGGTGCTGGCGGTCAGGATCGAAAGCCTGGAGCGCTACAGCCTGCTCGGCGAACTCGCCGGCCCTTCCGCGCCGCCGGCATCGTCTCCGCTGTCGCCAACGGCCGATCTTTCTCCAATAACCGATTCCTTTCAACTAACCCGGGGGGCCTGA
- a CDS encoding HAD family hydrolase yields the protein MNANIDLVIFDCDGVLVDSEVISCRAHAETLTRHGYPITADQVFDRFLGHSMRKATLEIEAELGRRLPDDFHTQVYAEIFRLFAASLEATPHIDTALAAIRMPVCVASSGPPEKISTSLNHVGLYQRFAPHIFSAVQVKNGKPAPDLFLFAAEQMQASPARCLVIEDSVAGVTGARAAGMTVFGYHGGSHCRPNTADTLRTAGAAVTFDDMRQLPDLIAQIGQKPDLIAGFSAV from the coding sequence TTGAACGCCAACATCGATCTCGTCATTTTCGATTGCGACGGCGTGCTGGTCGACAGCGAAGTGATTTCATGCCGCGCGCATGCGGAAACACTGACGCGTCACGGCTATCCGATCACCGCAGATCAGGTGTTCGACCGCTTCCTCGGTCATTCGATGCGAAAGGCCACGCTCGAAATTGAAGCGGAACTGGGTCGCCGCCTGCCGGATGACTTTCATACCCAGGTGTACGCCGAGATTTTCCGACTGTTTGCGGCCTCGCTGGAAGCCACGCCTCACATCGACACGGCGCTGGCCGCGATCAGGATGCCCGTATGCGTCGCTTCGAGCGGCCCGCCCGAGAAGATCAGCACCAGCCTCAACCACGTCGGACTGTACCAACGATTCGCGCCGCATATTTTCTCCGCCGTGCAGGTCAAGAACGGCAAGCCTGCGCCGGATCTGTTTCTGTTCGCCGCCGAGCAGATGCAGGCGTCGCCCGCGCGATGCCTCGTGATCGAAGACAGCGTGGCCGGCGTGACGGGCGCGCGGGCCGCCGGAATGACCGTGTTCGGCTATCACGGCGGCAGCCATTGCCGACCGAACACCGCCGACACGTTGCGCACCGCCGGCGCCGCTGTGACCTTTGACGATATGCGGCAATTACCTGACTTGATCGCTCAAATCGGCCAAAAGCCGGACCTGATCGCTGGATTTTCAGCGGTTTAG
- a CDS encoding Fur family transcriptional regulator, whose amino-acid sequence MPVLKSPPAHKNTGIEARCAATGMRMTEQRRVIARVLADSVDHPDVEELYRRCVAVDDKISISTVYRTVKLFEDAGIIERHDFREGRARYEQMPESHHDHLINLRDGKVIEFTSEEIEKLQAEIARKLGYRLVDHRLELYCVPLDDDKS is encoded by the coding sequence ATGCCTGTACTGAAATCCCCGCCAGCGCACAAGAATACCGGTATCGAGGCGCGTTGCGCCGCCACCGGCATGCGCATGACCGAGCAGCGCCGGGTCATCGCACGCGTGCTGGCGGATTCCGTCGACCATCCCGACGTCGAGGAACTCTACCGGCGCTGCGTCGCGGTCGACGACAAGATCTCGATCTCGACGGTGTACCGCACCGTCAAGCTGTTCGAAGATGCCGGGATCATCGAGCGGCACGATTTCCGCGAGGGCCGCGCGCGTTACGAGCAGATGCCCGAAAGCCATCACGATCACCTGATCAATCTGCGCGACGGCAAGGTGATCGAATTCACCTCCGAGGAAATCGAGAAACTGCAGGCCGAGATCGCCCGCAAGCTCGGCTACAGGCTGGTCGATCACCGGCTCGAATTGTACTGCGTCCCGCTCGACGACGACAAAAGCTGA
- the rimI gene encoding ribosomal protein S18-alanine N-acetyltransferase, with the protein MAGLLQSWRSRFSGWRGGGIALVEPAGARDAARLAQLHGASFHRGWGEGEFETMLTERNTLVDRLRQGGKIIGFAVSRIAADEAEILSIAIDANQRGRGLSRNLLMTHLGHLAGRGVRTIFLEVEENNRPARRLYEWAGFGVVGRRERYYQQPGGEQLNALLMRRDLS; encoded by the coding sequence ATGGCCGGCCTGCTGCAATCCTGGCGTTCCAGGTTTTCCGGATGGCGGGGCGGCGGTATCGCCCTGGTCGAGCCGGCCGGCGCGCGTGACGCGGCGCGGCTGGCGCAATTGCATGGCGCCTCGTTTCACCGCGGCTGGGGCGAAGGCGAATTCGAGACCATGCTGACCGAGCGCAACACGCTGGTCGACCGGCTGCGGCAGGGAGGCAAGATCATCGGCTTTGCGGTATCGCGCATCGCCGCCGACGAGGCCGAAATATTGTCCATCGCCATCGATGCGAACCAGCGCGGCCGCGGCCTGTCGCGCAATCTTCTGATGACTCATCTCGGCCATCTCGCCGGCCGCGGCGTGCGCACGATATTTCTCGAGGTCGAGGAAAATAACCGGCCGGCGCGACGGCTGTACGAATGGGCCGGATTCGGCGTCGTTGGACGCCGGGAACGCTATTATCAGCAGCCCGGCGGGGAGCAATTGAATGCACTTCTGATGCGGCGCGACTTGTCGTAA
- the tsaB gene encoding tRNA (adenosine(37)-N6)-threonylcarbamoyltransferase complex dimerization subunit type 1 TsaB: MLILAIDTALDACAAAVLDTHANKLLAHESQPMKRGHAEALMPLIARVMKASGVAFDALDRIAATTGPGSFTGLRVGLSAARGIALAASKPVVGLTTLTAYAAPVVSENGEHPIISAIDARHDHVYFQVVSGDGGSLIKPRVAPISEALDASRFGAPHLVGNAAKILADRWPKDAPPPFKVDALPAPDIGWVAWLGAAVSPENSPARPYYLRAPDAKPPKDPLLAPAPTAP, encoded by the coding sequence ATGCTGATCCTCGCCATCGATACCGCGCTTGATGCCTGCGCCGCAGCCGTGCTCGACACCCACGCCAACAAGCTTCTCGCGCACGAGTCGCAGCCGATGAAGCGCGGCCATGCCGAAGCCCTGATGCCGCTGATTGCGCGCGTGATGAAAGCCTCCGGGGTTGCATTCGATGCGCTGGATCGCATCGCGGCGACCACCGGTCCCGGCAGCTTTACCGGATTGCGCGTCGGTCTCTCGGCTGCGCGCGGCATTGCACTGGCGGCCAGCAAGCCGGTGGTCGGATTGACGACGCTCACGGCCTACGCCGCTCCCGTCGTCAGCGAGAACGGCGAGCATCCGATCATCTCCGCGATCGATGCACGGCACGACCATGTGTATTTCCAGGTGGTGAGCGGCGACGGCGGTTCGCTGATCAAGCCGAGAGTGGCGCCGATATCGGAGGCGCTCGACGCATCGCGCTTCGGCGCACCGCATCTGGTCGGCAATGCCGCGAAAATTCTCGCCGACCGCTGGCCGAAGGATGCGCCGCCGCCGTTCAAGGTCGATGCGCTGCCGGCGCCCGACATCGGCTGGGTGGCATGGCTCGGCGCCGCCGTCAGTCCGGAGAACTCGCCGGCCCGTCCCTATTATCTGCGCGCGCCCGACGCCAAGCCGCCAAAGGACCCGCTGCTTGCCCCGGCGCCGACGGCACCCTGA
- a CDS encoding NifU family protein, whose amino-acid sequence MFIQTEATPNPATLKFIPGRAVLDTGTMEFANREAASRSPLAERLFAVNGVTSVFYGSDFVTVTKDDSDWQHLKPAILGAIMEHYMSGAPLLADGTAGNDEALDEGDEFFDESDAETVETIKDLIETRVRPAVANDGGDITFRGFKDGIVYLNMKGSCAGCPSSTATLQHGIQNLLKHFVPDVIEVRPV is encoded by the coding sequence ATGTTCATCCAGACCGAAGCCACGCCCAATCCCGCCACCCTGAAATTCATTCCGGGCCGCGCCGTGCTCGACACCGGCACGATGGAATTCGCCAACCGTGAAGCCGCCTCCCGCTCGCCGCTCGCCGAACGGCTGTTCGCCGTCAACGGCGTCACCAGCGTGTTTTACGGATCCGATTTCGTCACGGTGACCAAGGACGACAGCGACTGGCAGCACCTGAAGCCCGCGATCCTCGGCGCCATCATGGAGCACTATATGTCCGGTGCGCCGCTGCTGGCGGACGGCACCGCCGGCAACGACGAGGCGCTCGACGAGGGAGACGAGTTCTTCGACGAGTCCGACGCCGAGACGGTCGAGACCATCAAGGACCTGATCGAGACGCGGGTTCGTCCGGCGGTCGCCAATGACGGCGGCGACATCACCTTCCGCGGCTTCAAGGACGGGATCGTCTATCTCAACATGAAGGGTTCCTGCGCCGGCTGCCCGTCCTCGACGGCCACCCTGCAGCACGGCATCCAGAACCTCTTGAAGCATTTCGTGCCTGATGTGATTGAAGTCCGGCCGGTGTGA
- a CDS encoding universal stress protein — protein MTTQRRSYEAGHKPKCLVIVDDTAEWDRAVYYASRWAIRVGGGVVMLRIIEIEDQNQQWLGVADIMRAEAEEAANEALDRASGRANGIAAITPERVIREGDPTEQILDVIDKDVDITTLVLAANPGAEGPGPLVTLIAEAAGSFPIPLTIVPGDLSDADIDALS, from the coding sequence ATGACAACCCAGCGACGAAGCTACGAGGCGGGCCACAAGCCAAAATGTCTTGTTATCGTTGACGACACCGCGGAGTGGGACCGCGCGGTCTATTACGCCAGCCGCTGGGCAATCCGGGTCGGCGGCGGGGTGGTGATGCTGCGCATCATCGAGATCGAAGACCAGAACCAGCAATGGCTGGGGGTGGCCGACATCATGCGCGCCGAGGCCGAGGAAGCCGCCAATGAAGCGCTCGACCGCGCCTCCGGCCGCGCCAACGGCATTGCCGCGATCACGCCGGAGCGGGTTATTCGCGAGGGCGATCCGACCGAGCAGATCCTCGACGTGATCGACAAGGACGTCGACATTACGACGCTGGTGCTGGCGGCCAACCCCGGCGCCGAGGGCCCCGGTCCACTGGTCACCCTGATCGCCGAGGCCGCCGGTTCGTTTCCGATCCCCCTCACCATCGTGCCCGGCGACCTGAGCGACGCCGATATCGACGCATTGTCGTAA